One genomic window of Myxococcus stipitatus includes the following:
- the xseA gene encoding exodeoxyribonuclease VII large subunit — translation MRKRKGVGGESPPVVSGLQGDLFGAPAPTPAPVVAERAVVAPPAVTAPPPRKLAAPPVDSDGTGLLGPMEGAPPPPPKPERSVLTVGELTRQLKQTLESRFARVLVRGEVTGFRGANARGHWYFSLKDSAASIDAKVWASMAGRMRFALRDGMEVLAEGSVDLYEPQGRYSLIVSRLEPVGEGALALAFEQLKARLAAEGLIGERRVRPPRPLPFLPQRIGVVTSRTGAALQDFLRVLHSRNPRLSVLLADARVQGEGSAPEVARAIARLGRRDVDVIVVTRGGGSVEDLWTFNEEEVARAIFASPVPVVSAIGHEIDFTISDFVADWRAPTPSAAAERLAPVLADLELSLATQAGRLRRAMERRVLELREEQGQLASRLEDPRRAINHQRLHLSEQVESMMRVLRPRVREHRESLRALTERLQRARPQARLGEQRAHLLKLAMRLTEAARADVAARHATLSTARLGLERASPLALVGRERARLAAHRARLLALQQGALADAQRRFQRLEGRLDAMSPLKVMSRGYSVVFRQRDGGVVRSASDVVVGERLGIKLAANGAKTLGGCEEVEATVTALKGPVDC, via the coding sequence ATGAGGAAGCGCAAGGGCGTGGGGGGCGAGTCGCCCCCGGTCGTCTCCGGCCTGCAGGGGGATTTGTTCGGCGCGCCGGCTCCCACGCCCGCGCCCGTCGTGGCCGAGCGCGCGGTGGTGGCTCCCCCAGCCGTCACCGCGCCGCCTCCGCGGAAGCTGGCGGCGCCGCCCGTCGATTCGGACGGGACGGGGCTGTTGGGGCCCATGGAGGGGGCGCCGCCGCCTCCTCCGAAGCCCGAGCGTTCGGTGCTGACGGTGGGGGAGCTGACGCGTCAGCTCAAGCAGACGCTGGAGTCGCGCTTCGCGCGCGTGCTGGTGCGCGGCGAGGTGACGGGCTTCCGTGGGGCGAACGCGCGAGGGCACTGGTACTTCTCGCTGAAGGACTCCGCGGCCTCCATCGACGCGAAGGTCTGGGCGTCGATGGCGGGGCGCATGCGCTTCGCGCTGCGCGACGGCATGGAGGTGCTGGCGGAGGGCAGCGTCGACCTGTACGAGCCCCAGGGCCGCTACAGCCTCATCGTCTCGCGGCTGGAGCCGGTGGGGGAGGGCGCGCTGGCGCTCGCCTTCGAGCAGCTCAAGGCGCGGCTCGCGGCCGAGGGCCTCATCGGCGAGCGCCGCGTGCGGCCCCCACGTCCGCTGCCGTTCCTGCCCCAGCGCATCGGCGTGGTGACGAGCCGCACGGGCGCCGCGCTCCAGGACTTCCTGCGCGTGCTGCACTCGCGCAATCCCCGGCTGAGCGTGCTGCTCGCGGACGCGCGCGTGCAGGGCGAGGGCTCCGCGCCAGAGGTCGCGAGGGCCATTGCCCGGCTGGGCCGTCGCGACGTCGACGTCATCGTCGTGACGCGCGGCGGTGGCTCGGTGGAGGACCTGTGGACGTTCAACGAGGAGGAGGTGGCGCGGGCCATCTTCGCCTCGCCGGTGCCCGTGGTGTCGGCCATCGGGCATGAGATCGACTTCACCATCTCCGACTTCGTGGCGGACTGGCGCGCGCCCACGCCCAGCGCGGCGGCGGAGCGGCTGGCGCCGGTGCTCGCGGACCTCGAGCTGTCGCTGGCGACGCAGGCCGGACGGTTGAGACGCGCCATGGAGCGCCGCGTCCTGGAGCTGCGCGAGGAACAGGGGCAGCTGGCCTCTCGCCTGGAGGACCCCCGGCGCGCCATCAACCACCAGCGGCTGCACCTGTCCGAACAGGTGGAGTCGATGATGCGCGTGCTGCGCCCTCGGGTGCGCGAGCACCGCGAGTCGCTGCGGGCCTTGACGGAGCGTTTGCAGCGCGCCCGTCCACAAGCCCGGCTGGGGGAGCAGCGGGCGCACCTGCTCAAGCTGGCCATGCGCTTGACGGAGGCGGCGCGCGCGGACGTGGCGGCGCGGCACGCGACGCTGTCCACGGCGCGACTGGGGTTGGAGCGGGCCTCGCCGTTGGCGCTCGTGGGACGCGAGCGTGCTCGCCTGGCCGCACACCGGGCACGGCTGCTGGCGCTCCAGCAGGGCGCGCTGGCGGATGCGCAGCGCCGGTTCCAGCGTCTGGAGGGGCGGCTGGACGCGATGAGTCCGCTCAAGGTGATGTCGCGCGGCTATTCCGTGGTGTTCCGGCAGCGGGATGGGGGGGTGGTGCGGTCCGCGTCCGACGTGGTGGTGGGAGAGCGGTTGGGCATCAAGCTCGCGGCGAATGGCGCGAAGACGCTGGGCGGATGTGAAGAAGTCGAAGCCACCGTCACCGCCTTGAAAGGCCCGGTGGACTGCTGA